Sequence from the Chelonoidis abingdonii isolate Lonesome George chromosome 1, CheloAbing_2.0, whole genome shotgun sequence genome:
gggtaaaaagtttctccgacggctgtgcacgcggcgcgcacacacctaaatggaatgcatatgagcaaccactcgaagaagaacttacaCTGATTAGGCTTCGGACCAGGGTTGGGAAGACACAGAAAGCAGCTATAGCTTACAGTAATAGCTGCTGGGAGAAGAAACACCTCTTATTCCAGAGAGCACAGATCACAATTCACTAGGTCCCGGTTCTGGGAGCGGGGATCATAAGGAAAGCATGAGATGAGGACAGAAGGATTTCTTGCATGAGCATAACCCTGGGGTTGGAAGCAGCTCCACAGAGGGCTAGATAAATGCAATGTCCCCTTACATCTTTACCTCATCAGACCCTGGAATACCAAGACAGCAAAAATGATCTTAGACTGAGATCCCTACTGAAGGGAACACTGAAGGGAAATGAAAATCAGTAATTAAACACGTTAAGATTCAGGTAGGATTTGAAAGACACAAAGGGTTTTGAACAAAGGAAACTGTCCAAGCAAAAAGTCTGGTATAGTAAAAATACTTGGAAATGCCCACCTGTGATAAAAGATTTGGTGTAGGTGTTAAATCTCATGATAAAGATTTTGGTACTGATGGTAATTTCTATGAAGAGATGTAATATGCatgatattaggaaaaagctttTAGACAAGCCAGGACTAGTAAACAAGTGGCACTATAGGGATAGTTCTTCTCACTAACACCCGTAAACAGGCTCAAAGCTTGTCACAGCAGAAAACCTAATAAATCTGGTCTgcagtgtggaaggggaaactgatgCACGCCACCTCATGGCACCGATGAATACCTTAATTGCATTATTAGAAAAACACAATGTTTACCAATTCTGCAGaaatacaaagagagattttctgGTGAAAGAGAAGGCATAGTACCAGACTTTTGAGATCGCTAGGCTGATCTACAAAGTGTTTAAAGGTACACAGAACTTTGTATCAACAGCTGTGGGTAACACTACAATGCTTGCAACTCTTGGGAGTTGTATGTTCAAAACTTAAGGAGGCCTTGGGCACTCTGCATCTGTATCAGTCAGTGACTAATGCTCTGCAGTAAAGTAATGGGGGAGGAGTGACATTCAGCATCGCAAAGCAACACCCATACTTATCACAGTGATATGAGATATGTTTTATATTATGTAGatcatgtaaggtatcaatggaaaagttatgatttagttatgtattatttttatacctaaagttatgaacattgtcTCTCTActagtatttcaaatgtgtttgctcctgggtaACCCCACAAGGTAGTTGACATGCAGTCTAGCCAGCACTTTGTAGATGAACCATTCAAGGTAATGAACNGCTGCAGAAATANNNNNNNNNNNNNNNNNNNNNNNNNNNNNNNNNNNNNNNNNNNNNNNNNNNNNNNNNNNNNNNNNNNNNNNNNNNNNNNNNNNNNNNNNNNNNNNNNNNNCAAAGAGAGATTTTCTGGTGAAAGAGAAGGCATAGTACCAGACTTTTGAGATCGCTAGGCTGATCTACAAAGTGTTTAAAGGTACACAGAACTTTGTATCAACAGCTGTGGGTAACACTACAATGCTTGCAACTCTTGGGAGTTGTATGTTCAAAACTTAAGGAGGCCTTGGGCACTCTGCATCTGTATCAGTCAGTGACTAATGCTCTGCAGTAAAGTAATGGGGGAGGAGTGACATTCAGCATCGCAAAGCAACACCCATACTTATCACAGTGATATGAGATATGTTTTATATTATGTAGatcatgtaaggtatcaatggaaaagttatgatttagttatgtattatttttatacctaaagttatgaacattgtcTCTCTActagtatttcaaatgtgtttgctcctgggtaACCCCACAAGGTAGTTGACATGCAGTCTAGCCAGCACTTTGTAGATGAACCATTCAAGGTAATGAACTTAGTAGGTACTGTTTACCATCCTCCATAGCTATCAATGGATTGGAAAGACATTCATGTTATCCCAGtgcatcatcctgcttctttccaaatacagcacAGAGGGGATTATTGAACATTTTTTGCcatttctgcatcattattaacGGTTACAATTTGACACTCTGCACCCCACGTTCCCCATTGAAATATGTTATATTatgattatgatataattatgttgcattttgtacaaagtatttcTTGGGAGGAAtcatcctgttggattgtatgtattgttatcattgtatgtgaagttatgaatgtgaagttgcactccatatgttttatagaaacatgcttatgaatgtgaacatgatgtaactggaatatgctgtatacaaaaggtctcttgtatggtatcattagaaagcttgtaatctactgtGTGTGTTCATCCCATTCGTTTGCATATATTAGTTCTATGTCTGGAGTCAGGAGAATAAGATACAAACTTGTATCACTGGTGTAAACATATtgagtggaagccattaaggttGCTCCAGAATCAATGACctgtgaatggctctgtttacttgcaaaccttcctgtgtacctgAGGACTGACCCAGGAAGAATGGACACTTGCTCCCCTCTGCCTGACTgcggctatatctacactacagaccttacagcttcacagctgtactgctgcagttaccctgctgtaaggtctccctaAAGCCACTCTGTGCTCCCACTggtcaggaccggctctaggcacctgCAAACTAAGCACGTGCTTGTGGCAGCACAATTCTAGCGTGGCACTTGCACtcttggaagatttttttttcttttgcttggggtggcaaaaaacctagagctggccctgccaccagcataattaaaccaccctgCACGAGCGTCTCCTGCTGACTTTGTGCTGTCCACAGTGGCCTTTTGTCAATCAATGGGgtgattttttcacactcctaattgaaaaaagttttaccaacagaAGGCcaaatgtagacaaagcctgactTCAATGCTGGTTGTCTTTCTTACAAAACCCAACTGTTTGCATAGAAATATCTCAAAACTCTGCCTGAATCTCTTCCTGGACTCTGCTGCATTAGGTGAGAGTTTCAATTCCTTGGGGGCTTTCAGTTGTTCCATCTGCAGGATAGATCTTTTGTTCCCTCACTGCAGCCCTGTTatctctgccctctgctctcatTTCCTCTCTGGTCCCAGCGGTTGTCCTGGGAATTCATGAAAAGGAGGCTCAGTCTGCACTCTCCGAAGGGAGGTGTGATTAAAACTAAGGCAGGCTACAAAAGCTAACACAGAGCCACCCACTCCCAGCTGCGTGTCTGGTGCAGCCGCCACTCAATGGCTGGTGGTCGTTAGCCCCAGTCTAGTTCCCCGAACATGTGATCTGCTCATAACAGCCCAGGATGCACTTCTACCAGCCAGGGCAGGGCTCTGCATTTCCACTGTCTCAGACCCACCCAGCAGCCCACGTAACCACTCATTCTTAGTGCTGTTACTCCCCCATCTCCTTTCTGGCTGTTGAAATATAGTAGCTGTGTCTTatcttaatttcatttaaaagctCCTTGAAGCAGGGGCTGTTTTTCCTTCTGTGTGTGTGAAGAGCCCAGCACAAGGGGCCCTGAATTGGAGTGGGGCCTCTAGAGGtttccacaatacaaataatgataataaataatcaaCACAATAATGCAGGTAAATCAGAGCCTTTCACTCATCTTTACCTTTAGCTACAGACAAAGGTCAAGCCATGCTGGCCAGCTACAGAGTGTTAGTAACTTGATTACAGGAGGACATGAGGCCCCTGTTGCCCGTGTCAGGAGAATTCATTCAGTCAAGTTTCAGGGCATAAAAACCCAGGTTCTCTACGCTGGAAAAATACCACCgatgagccaggggagcaggcagcGAGTTCAGCTGTGGGAATCCAAGTGCCCTCCAGCCACCCAGTGCTGAAAAGTCTGACTCAGCCTGGAACCTTTGATTTCAGTTCCATCTGGGAGAGACTGGGCAGAAATGGacaaaggggaacagaacaaATCCAGTGCAAACACGAATCCAGTCTCTACCCTGCCTTTAGCCCCTTTCCCCACTTGTTTCATGGCtgcttttgggggaaggggagacctCTGCCTTCAGGTAAGGCCTCTGGCTGCCATCTATCCACATGCAAATCCTGTTGGTGTTCTTTTACTGAGTCTCTTCCCCCGAAGTGGTCTCAATGATTGTGATCCATGGGCAGGTTTCTGAGTGGAACCAGTAGTGGAGTACCAGGATCAGGAGCTCGCAAACTCCAGATAGTTCTGAGAACCCCAGGATGGTGAAGGCTCAGGCTCCCTCTTCTAGCCTTTCCTCTGCATCCCACTCAACGAACAGTCCCTGACTGAGCGAGAGCCTATTTCCCTCTTGGTGTGATGGTGAGACTAAAGTTATGGAAAGGAAGTCAGGACATCTCGGTTATGTCTGTCATCCTGCCACTCATTCTCTGTGTGACCATGAGCAATTCATGTCTtccagtgcctcagtttacctgtaTATATAATAGGGCTATGTTCATAGTGGTTTTCCTTTGCAAGGTGTTTTTAAGATCCTTCAATGAGATGTGCTACACAGCATGATGATAGTTACTGTTGACAATTTCTGACCTCTGATCTCTTAGCAACTACCCTGTGTACCTGCTGAAAGTGTTTGTGTCTCCCCTCAGTCATCTGTCTCCAGATTTCTTTGTGTACTTTCTATCCAGCCACACTGGGCATTTACAAACCATATAGAGATTTGTCGCTAGTTTTCTTCCTAATCAACTATAATTGttaaatatacacaaatacacaGAACAGCCAATTCTCCTGTGACTCAGCACAGAGCCCAAGAGTTCTCATCTCCCTTTGGGAAGGTCCTTTAATTACTGTTTACTCATAAAGCTGGATAAAGACCACAAAAGTGCACACAGCTTGTCTCCAGCCTGTTTACGTCCAGATGCCACTTTTCCCCTAGAGGCTGAGTGAACCCTGCTGGGATTGCACAGAGCTATACTAGAAACAGTGCACACCCCAGTGTTGGCTCTAGCGTGGGATGCTGCTGTGGATGCTGGGGTAAGAGACGTGTGGAACAGGGTTAACCGAGGGGGATTCCCAGGGACAAAGCTTCCATCTCAGGATTCACAGGTACCCATCTCTTGCTGAGGAGTCACCTGCTCAACAAACCCAGTGCAACATGTGCGTGGTGCGATAGAGAGTAAGGCTGTGGTCCTTTCTGCTCTGCACAACTATTAAACGTCCCAGGGCCCTTGCCATTTGGGATGAGTGCTCTGGCTGATATCCTCTCGCCCAaaactggctgcatttcagtggcatagGGGATCCTTCAGGAGGAAAGGTGTTAATAGATTTACAATAGAAGATCAAATTCTGAGGCTGTGGTCCATACTTTACTCAGGCCCCACTGAGGCAAAACTCTCTTGGAGTTAAAACTAAGACCTAAGGAGCCAGCTATGTAAATGTGCAGACACTGTCACATCCTCTTCTTCTATTTCAGGGCTCTAGCTGCTACCACTTGGGTGGAGGAAGGGGGATTCTGAGGGCTGTGCCCTGACTTTTATCTGCTGGAAAGCAGAGAGGTGGAAGAGCTCTCCACTGGAACAATTATAAGAATTTTGCAACATGGGTGAGACATCTTGTCTCCTTGCTTCATTTGAGAAGTTGGCTGAACTGTTATgcctgaaactttcaaaaaacaattCAGCCAGAAGCTGACAcccagcatgggaaatttcagtccaaacggttaaaattaagtatcagaggggtagccgtgttagtctggatctgtaaaagcagcaaagagttctgtggcaccttatagactaacagatgtattcgagcataagcttttgtcatgcatccgacgaagtgggtattcacccacaaaagcttatgctccaatatgtctgttaatctataaggtgccttATAGGACCCTTTGTCACTATTAAAGTTAGGCAAACTTATCACCAACTGCAAATGAGGTCTCCTAATTGACCGTGTCAGAAAGTCTTAATTAAAAGGGGTAACACTATCGCCACCTACAATGGCTAATCCATTTGTGAATCCCATGCAGCTACACTCTTTGCTCCAGTAATGTCAGTAACTATTTTCTTTTGACAGTGTTAGATGTTCAGACTTTTAATGTAACTGAATGTTCCCTTCTTCGTGTGTTGTGAGACAGAGTATATATAAATGCCTGTTTCACTTCCTTTATTGATAAAACCTAGGGTTTACGCTCAGAAGGGAGCATTAGATCACTCATTCTGAGCTCCGGTATAACACAGGtgattaaatttcacccagttacccctgtgttGAGACCAATGCCTTGTGTTTGACTCAAGCCTGGTTTGTACTAGGATtttagatcatagaatcatagagccaCAGGGTTAAAAGGGAACACAAGGGTTATCCAGTCTAACGCCCTTCTGAGATGCAGGATatattgtgtctaaaccatcccagaGAGATGACTATCCAGCCTCTATTGAAAAACCTCCATTGCAGGAGCTTCTGTTACCTCCccaggcatctgttccattgtcctactgttcttacagctcTTACAGTTAACAAGTTTTTCCTGATATATCATCTAAATCTGCTCTACTGCAGTTTGAACACATTGACTTGTGTCCTGTTGTGCCGCCAGCTGTGGAaagaaagaacaacttttctccatctttttattgGCACCCTACTCCAACTCATCACTTCCCTGTTTATGTATCTAAGGATTGCATCATCCCTTTTGGCCACAGGATTGCATTGGGAGCTCACAATGAGTTAGTTTTCCACAgggacccctaaatccttttgcAGGTCCATAATACAATGCCCTAGTCTATGGGTCGGTCCTGCCTTCCCTGTTTGAGAGGATCACTTTGCATCTGACAGCACTAAGACATTTTGTTTGCATGGGTCCAGCTCACCAAATGTTCCTGATCAATggtctgcctgccctggcctcctAATTGTAACCACTCTGCCAATCTTTcagtcatccgcaaattttaccTACAGTGATTTTCTACTtgcttccagatcattgatgtaAATATCAAATAGGCTTCTGCAGAACACCACTACAAAAGCCTCCATTGACTGATGATGGTCCACTGACAGGGGCAttctgagatctgtcagttagccacTTTTTAGTCCATTTAACGTGTGGTCTGCTGATATTGTATAATGTTCATTTTTTATCTGTTTTCCTGACTAAATGAAATGCCTCCGAAAGATTGAATGTACACTCTCAGTAAAGGATGAAACTGGGTTTCTTTGACAAGAATAGTTTTCCATAAACTGCTTTGTTGACTGCCCTTAATTATGTTTTTAGACTTTTGTTTGAACTACTTCCCTATCAATTTGTGgctgataccaagctgggaggggttgcaagcgctttggaggataagataaaaattcaaaatgatctggacaaactggagaaagggcCTGAAATTAATaggatgaaaatgaaaaaggactaatgcaaagtgctccacttaggaaggaacaatcagttgcacacatacagaatgggaaatgactgcctaggaagaagtacggtggaaaggaatctgggggtcagagtggaacacaagctaaatatgagttaacagtgtaacactgttgcaaaaaaagtaaacattttgggatgtattagccggagtgtggtaagcaagacaagagaagtaattTTTTCCAACTCAATTAGAGTATTGTCCAGAGTTTTgtgagccacatttcaggaaggatgtggacaaattggaggaagtccagagaagagcaacaaaaatgattaaaggtctagaaaacatgacctatgagggaagattgaaagaactggttgtttattctggaaaagagaagacagagaggggacatgataacagttttcaagtacctaaaaagttgttataaggaggagggagaagaattgttcttcctaacctctgaggatattacacgaagcaatgggcttaaattgcagcaagggaggtttaggctggacattaggaaaaacttcctaactctcagggtggttaagcactggcatGAACTGgccaaggaggttgtggaatctccatcattggatatTTTTACAAGCAGGTTAGAccaacacctgtcaaggatggatCGGtaagtttgtaactctggtgttcataactgtAAGGTTCTCCTGTAGATGCTGTTTAACGTCCTTCTTGCCTGCTAATCGACTGAAAATTGTTTCATCACCTCAGAAGCTATGAGTTCATTatactgcttctttccaaatgcagaacaaaactaTTTTTGAATCGTTTCTACCTTTTCTGCAACATTAACAAGTTTCCTTCCTCCACCTAATAATTGACATAAACCTTTTTCaatgatttcttttgttcttaaaatGCTTAATAGTCTCCTTTTGGTGATCCGTAGCTTTGCCAAGCATGGATTTTTCCCTGATGTCATTAATGTTCCTTATCAAATTTCATAAATTCTGATTTGTATTGCTTGTTATCTATTTCTCCTTTCCCCTATTTGCTATATATTGCTCCCCCAACCCCTAGTTGCTGCCTTTACTTTGCCACTGACCTGGGTTTTTATCCAAAGTTGTCCACTCTCTTGACTCTGGAAATGTAACTTTTTAGCTATCTAGTAAGCTCTCATTAAAGAAATCCCAAgtttcattcccatttttctctCTACATTTTTCCTCTCAGTCAGATATGCTGATAATATCCCTCATCTTTGGGGATTAGACCTTTTTGAAGCATAAAGTATTCATAGATATTACTGCTTGGGAACTGTTCTCGGTCTATCTGAATGAATGAATTCAATGAATCACTTCCATTCATTTCTTTGTctcttctcaaaactaaacagtcttagacctttcattctgtccacATATGCCAGCCTCCCCCAATCTCACAGTCTGTCTCAGAAACCTCCTTTCTATAAGCTATATTCTTTAATAGAGACTGGGTGGCCAAAACTGAATTCATGTCTAGATCAGGTTATTCTCCGTTCTGTTCATGAGGTATGTGAACATTGCTTTTGTTTTCGTCACTGCTGCGAATGAGCAGGTGTTTCGGTGGAGCTATTATCAGTGACACACAGGTCTTTTCCCTAAGGTCTGTTCTAGTTGGGCTGTTTCCCCCGGCACATGTCttggcaaagatttttttttcattctcagaTTTTCAGTTCCTAGATGAATGGGGAACTCCCTACAGGATGGACTCTCTAGCCTGGCTTTCATTGCATTAAGGAACAATCAGGAAAAACAGTATCTACTCTCTTGTTTCCTGCTGGTGACTATTAAGGTTTTCCACATCACGACATGTAGGTATTATTGATGCTTGAAGCACCATCAACTATGGAATTGGCTTTAGTAGAGTCATTGCTCATAATTCATTTCTCTGAATagtaaaaaagtcatttttcagtgTGTAAAGAGTGACCGATCTGCTTCACCTATGAGAAAAGCCTCCAGTAGTGCATGTAGTGTCTCATATTAACTTTGTCTCTCCATCTAGGCATTTGTATAGCAACCTTCATCCTAGACTCTGAGCATATAAAGGAAGTCAGGAAACTTATGGTATATTCAGGAGATACCCTTCTGCCTCAGAGTTGGACACCTTCTCCCCTACTGCATGTCAGATTCTAACATAACCTACTTCACCAACCCTtccaccttcatcctgctgggCATTCCTGGCCTGGAGATGGCCCATGTCTGGATCTCAATCCCCTTCTGCACCACATATGTATTAGCTGTCTTGGGGAACTTCACCATCCTTTTCATTGTGAAGATAGAGCCGAGCCTCCATGGgcccatgtactatttcctctgcatgctggctgTCACTGACCTGATCCTGTCCACATCCATCCTGCCCAAGACACTGAGCATCTTCTGGTTTAATTCCAGAGAGATAGATTTCAAtgcctgcctcacccagatgtacTTTATTCACTGCTTCTCATTGATGGAATCTGGAATATTCGTGGCCATGGCTTTTGATCGCTATGTGGCCATCTGTGATCCCTTGAGACATTCCACCATCCTGACAAACCCTGTGGTGGCCAAGATCCTGCTGGTTGTGATGCTGCGTGGGAGTATGCTCTCACTGCCCTCTCTCCTTCTGGTGAGGCAGtggccatattgcagaaccaaTATTATCCCCCACTCGTACTGTGAGCACATAGCTCTGGTGAAACTGGCCTGCGCTGACATCCGCATCAGCAGTTACTACAGCCTTTCTGTGGCATTATTGGTGACTGGTCTGGATGGTTTTTTTATGACCGTGTCCTATATCCAAATCCTCAGGGccatcttcaggctccccacaaGGGACGTCCGGCTTAAGACTTTTGGGACCTGTGTCTCCCATCTTTGTGCCATCTTAATCTTTTACACCCCAAAATTCTTCTCCTCACTCACACACCGTTTTGGCCACAATGTGCCTCTGCATTTCTTCATTCTCAGTGCCAACGTGTACCTGCTGGTGCCCCCATTGTTACATCCCTTCATCTATGGGTTGAGGACTCAAGAGATCCATGACAGGCTGCTCCAGCTCTTCACTCATAAAGGGGTGTAAATGTTTCTCCTGGTGCTCTGGCCCATAGAATAAGCTCCATGCAGAGCTGACTGGGGACTTGGCTCTGGGCCTTCTTCACTGAATTACTGATTGGGCAGCTAAAGAGACATTAAAGCCTTTCCTGACCTTACTGTGCT
This genomic interval carries:
- the LOC116836464 gene encoding olfactory receptor 52M1-like, which gives rise to MSDSNITYFTNPSTFILLGIPGLEMAHVWISIPFCTTYVLAVLGNFTILFIVKIEPSLHGPMYYFLCMLAVTDLILSTSILPKTLSIFWFNSREIDFNACLTQMYFIHCFSLMESGIFVAMAFDRYVAICDPLRHSTILTNPVVAKILLVVMLRGSMLSLPSLLLVRQWPYCRTNIIPHSYCEHIALVKLACADIRISSYYSLSVALLVTGLDGFFMTVSYIQILRAIFRLPTRDVRLKTFGTCVSHLCAILIFYTPKFFSSLTHRFGHNVPLHFFILSANVYLLVPPLLHPFIYGLRTQEIHDRLLQLFTHKGV